The following are encoded together in the Caldisericum sp. genome:
- a CDS encoding ComEC/Rec2 family competence protein yields the protein MGINTLESNTKTDFHLSGTAHILAISGLHIGIFFLFFSLVFKFIGIFSFLFALAFTFLFLVFIGLKFSAIRAFIMLVVLVLSNQLGRGRNLLNSLLVAMSVILILFPDALISLSFYLSCLAILGIIVASNLKFKSRLLNALNISFFVNFYEAPLMINFFKNISIVSLVLNLIVIPYMGVLLPIGLIYIIVSLISVNIASHFSFLISLLYGILIFVVSVASRTPFSFAPGSFSLFQFITADILIFIATLYLLSKKNKALNLLLPFQF from the coding sequence ATTGGTATTAACACTCTCGAAAGCAATACTAAAACAGACTTCCATCTATCAGGAACTGCGCATATACTTGCAATTTCTGGGCTCCACATAGGTATTTTCTTTTTATTTTTTAGTCTTGTTTTTAAATTTATCGGCATTTTTTCATTCTTATTTGCGCTAGCTTTTACCTTTTTATTTTTAGTTTTCATTGGTTTAAAGTTTTCGGCGATAAGAGCATTTATTATGCTTGTAGTACTTGTATTAAGCAATCAACTTGGAAGAGGAAGAAATCTCCTTAACTCGCTTTTGGTTGCAATGTCTGTTATATTAATCCTTTTTCCGGATGCCTTGATTTCACTGAGCTTTTATCTCTCATGTCTTGCAATCTTAGGAATTATTGTTGCCTCTAATCTTAAGTTTAAAAGTCGGCTCCTTAATGCGTTAAATATTTCCTTCTTTGTGAATTTTTACGAAGCACCTTTAATGATTAATTTTTTCAAAAACATTTCAATTGTTTCTCTTGTTCTAAATTTAATCGTAATTCCCTATATGGGTGTCTTGCTTCCTATTGGGTTAATTTATATTATTGTAAGTCTCATTTCCGTTAATATTGCATCTCATTTTTCTTTTTTAATTAGCCTCCTATATGGCATTTTGATTTTTGTCGTTAGCGTTGCCTCAAGAACCCCCTTTTCTTTTGCACCGGGCTCTTTTAGTTTATTTCAATTTATCACAGCAGATATACTAATTTTCATTGCAACCCTTTATCTGCTTTCAAAGAAAAATAAAGCACTAAATTTGTTATTGCCTTTTCAGTTTTAA